In Paraflavitalea devenefica, a single window of DNA contains:
- a CDS encoding glycosyltransferase family 4 protein produces MRIAIFDTEHFEVSYTVIRLFDNGVNQITVFTDAATFRQFEYLFGKDLHRYQWVIQGAQESKYRFLLTMYKQVRQQRMELLYLNTISNNFIVYAGIIALLKKTRTIVTLHAINNHFRFKPALSFRRWVRHTGKRALIAVTREFNVISGTMVSHLKNKLPAHKQVHNLPGAVFDQQQHVHPPLAIHDSIHIVVPGTVDPRRRNYDTVLELLEQSRHLPVRITLLGAFAQPYGNAIRSTCSRYAATHNNLVFYNTATVDQSEFDRVMQEAHLVLMPSVIDTVLVDDIPETYGISICSGNVADVIKHAKPFLAPAGLTLPGNLAGSAVTYNNVGDMVRFLELLRQSPARYGELVQQALNNSGHYTIEKVRAQHPTLFPLL; encoded by the coding sequence ATGAGAATAGCCATATTTGACACAGAGCATTTCGAAGTATCCTACACCGTCATCCGGTTATTTGATAACGGGGTGAACCAGATCACCGTTTTTACCGATGCCGCCACCTTCCGGCAGTTCGAATACCTTTTTGGCAAAGACCTGCACCGGTATCAATGGGTGATACAGGGAGCGCAGGAATCCAAATACCGTTTCCTGCTTACTATGTATAAACAGGTGCGGCAGCAACGCATGGAGCTGTTATACCTCAATACCATCAGCAACAACTTCATTGTGTATGCAGGCATCATTGCCCTTTTAAAGAAAACACGGACCATTGTCACCCTGCATGCCATCAACAACCATTTCCGGTTCAAACCTGCCCTGAGCTTCCGCAGGTGGGTACGTCATACCGGCAAGCGGGCCCTCATAGCCGTAACACGGGAGTTCAATGTTATATCCGGTACCATGGTCAGCCACCTGAAAAACAAGCTGCCTGCCCACAAGCAGGTCCACAACCTGCCCGGCGCTGTTTTCGACCAGCAGCAACACGTCCATCCTCCATTGGCTATCCATGACAGCATCCACATCGTGGTGCCCGGCACGGTAGATCCCCGCCGGAGAAACTATGATACCGTACTGGAGCTGCTGGAACAAAGCCGGCACCTGCCGGTAAGGATAACGCTGTTGGGAGCATTTGCCCAACCTTATGGCAATGCCATCCGGTCAACCTGCAGCCGGTATGCCGCCACCCATAACAACCTTGTATTTTATAATACAGCTACCGTAGACCAATCCGAATTTGACCGGGTAATGCAGGAGGCACACCTGGTGTTGATGCCATCTGTTATTGATACGGTGCTGGTGGATGATATTCCCGAAACCTATGGCATCAGTATTTGCTCGGGCAATGTGGCCGATGTGATCAAACATGCCAAACCTTTCCTGGCTCCTGCAGGACTTACCCTGCCCGGCAACCTTGCCGGCAGCGCTGTTACTTATAACAACGTAGGGGATATGGTCCGGTTCCTGGAGTTACTCAGACAATCACCCGCCCGCTACGGGGAACTTGTACAGCAAGCCCTCAATAATTCGGGCCACTATACCATTGAAAAAGTACGCGCTCAACATCCCACGCTCTTCCCGCTCCTATAA
- a CDS encoding radical SAM protein: MSVLKQSPYLLYSDGKGNIFEDTTLYATGRAGWDAFEVPVEDWIALPDGGSMYELPGRRGIGIDVKTGEMRLCEKGWAVAAFIPPAHTGLFLAAYETGHDAPTLPLFCYTAAGWYNEQFYVPAVRIEQDIRQECAGFNQDTVQAGVHQFLQAYPHNRLVKHLAENCALTYHCPAARNYFMGRWECPIPSSPACNANCIGCISFQPADEEIVSTQDRLNFKPTAEEIVEFTVPHLETAPYPIVSFGQGCEGEPLLMWETIRQSILEIRKHTPKGSININTNGSKPAAVDALCQAGLNSIRVSTNSAQKYIYEAYYRPNNYEFEDIVESLKVVRRYGGWASINYFVFPGVTDSEAEYEALRKLIRDTDLTMIQWRNFNIDPDWYLGKINLYEAGDLLGVKQLQELIKEEFPAVKFGYFNPPMERIKGNYELDFAH; the protein is encoded by the coding sequence ATGTCTGTATTAAAGCAATCGCCGTACTTATTGTATTCTGACGGAAAAGGCAACATATTTGAAGATACAACCCTCTATGCCACAGGGCGTGCAGGCTGGGATGCCTTTGAGGTGCCTGTGGAGGACTGGATAGCACTGCCCGATGGGGGCTCCATGTATGAACTGCCCGGCCGCCGGGGCATCGGCATTGACGTAAAGACCGGCGAAATGCGCCTTTGTGAAAAAGGATGGGCCGTAGCCGCCTTTATTCCTCCCGCCCATACCGGCCTGTTCCTGGCCGCTTATGAAACCGGGCACGATGCGCCTACCCTGCCCCTGTTTTGCTATACGGCCGCCGGCTGGTACAATGAACAGTTCTATGTGCCTGCTGTGCGTATTGAGCAGGATATCCGGCAGGAATGCGCCGGTTTTAACCAGGATACTGTACAGGCCGGTGTGCATCAATTCCTGCAGGCCTACCCCCATAACAGGCTGGTAAAGCACCTGGCCGAAAATTGCGCCCTTACTTATCATTGCCCCGCTGCCCGTAATTACTTCATGGGCCGCTGGGAATGCCCCATACCCAGCTCCCCGGCCTGTAATGCCAATTGCATCGGCTGCATTTCTTTTCAGCCGGCAGATGAAGAGATCGTCTCTACCCAGGACCGCCTGAACTTTAAGCCTACGGCCGAGGAAATTGTAGAGTTTACCGTACCACACCTGGAAACGGCTCCTTATCCCATTGTGAGCTTTGGACAGGGCTGCGAGGGCGAACCCCTCCTGATGTGGGAAACCATCCGGCAGTCTATCCTGGAGATCCGCAAGCATACCCCAAAGGGAAGTATCAATATCAACACCAATGGTTCCAAACCTGCCGCGGTGGATGCCCTCTGCCAGGCCGGACTGAACTCCATACGGGTGAGCACCAACTCGGCCCAGAAGTACATTTATGAGGCCTATTACCGGCCCAATAACTATGAGTTCGAGGACATCGTGGAGAGCCTGAAAGTGGTGCGCAGGTATGGCGGCTGGGCCAGCATCAACTACTTTGTATTCCCCGGCGTGACCGACAGTGAGGCTGAATATGAGGCGCTGCGCAAGCTGATCCGGGATACTGACCTGACAATGATCCAATGGCGGAATTTCAACATTGACCCCGATTGGTACCTCGGAAAGATCAACTTATACGAAGCAGGTGATTTGCTGGGTGTCAAACAATTACAAGAGTTGATAAAAGAAGAATTTCCGGCTGTGAAGTTTGGTTATTTCAACCCGCCGATGGAAAGGATCAAGGGGAATTATGAACTGGATTTCGCGCATTGA